The DNA sequence TGGTGCTGGGCTTCCTCAGCGACATCGTGCAGCGCCTCGGCATCCCCGCCCTCGAGGAGGAGCTGCTGGCCGCGATCGAGACCGAGCTCGCCGAGGTGAACGCATGACCGCACAGCGCGTCTGCGGTGTCGACGAGCTCGAGCTCGACACCCCCCTGCGCGTCGAGCCCGACGGCGTCCCGATCACGGTGATCAAGGACTCCGACGGCGTGATCCACGCGATCGGCGACACCTGCACGCACGGCGACATCTCGCTGTCCGAGGGCTTCGTCGAGGGTGACACGGTCGAGTGCTGGGCCCACGGGTCCGCCTTCTCGCTGATCACCGGCAAGCCCCAGAACCTCCCCGCTTATGAGCCCGTCCCGGTCTACGTCGTCGAGATCGACGGCGACGACGTGCTCATCGACCCGACTGTGACGAAGGAAGTCTGAATGTCTGTTCTCGAAATCCGCGACCTGCACGTGACGGTCGAGACCGAGGCCGGGACCACCCCGATCCTCAACGGAATCACCCTCACCATGAACACCGGTGAGACGCACGCGATCATGGGCCCCAACGGCTCGGGCAAGTCGACCCTCGCGTACACGATCGCCGGTCACCCGAAGTACACCGTGACCTCCGGCTCGATCACGTTCGACGGCCAGGACGTCCTCGAGATGAGCGTCGACGAGCGCGCGCGCGCCGGTCTGTTCCTCGCGATGCAGTACCCGGTCGAGATCCCCGGCGTCACCGTCACGAACTTCCTCCGCACCGCGAAGACGGCTCTCGACGGCGAAGCGCCCTCGATCCGTCAGTGGACGAAGGACGTCAAGGCGTCGATGGCGAACCTGCGCATGGACCCGAAGTTCGCGCAGCGCAACGTCAACGAGGGTTTCTCGGGCGGCGAGAAGAAGCGCCACGAGATCCTGCAGCTCGAGGTGCTGAAGCCGAAGTTCGCCGTTCTCGACGAGACCGACTCCGGCCTCGACGTCGACGCGCTGAAGATCGTCTCCGAAGGCGTCAACCGCGCCAAGGAGGCCACCGGCCTCGGCGTGCTGCTCATCACGCACTACACGCGCATCCTCCGGTACATCCGCCCCGACTACGTACACGTCGTCGTCGCGGGCAAGATCGTGGAGGAGGGCGGCCCCGAGCTCGCCGACCGTCTCGAGGAAGAGGGATACGACCGTTTCCTCGACCCCGCGGCTCCTCTCGAGGCGTAGGCTGATCGCATGACAGCCGCCACCCTCACCGACGAGAAGTACGACGAGGTCACCGAGGCTCTCAAAGACGTCATGGACCCGGAGCTCGGGATCAACGTCGTCGACCTCGGCCTCATCTACGACCTCGCGTGGGATGACGAGAACGACGCTCTCGTCATCCACATGACGCTCACCAGCGCCGGCTGCCCGCTCACGGACGTGCTCGAGGACCAGACCGCTCAGGCTCTGGACAACGTCGTCGAGCGCTTCCGCATCAACTGGGTGTGGATGCCGCCGTGGGGCCCGGAACGGATCACCGACGACGGCCGCGACATGATGCGCGCCCTCGGCTTCGCGATCTGAGGATGCTCGAGGTCAAGGCGCTGCCGCTGGCCGAGCTGCGGGAACGCAGCAGCGAGAAGTGGCGCGAGTACCCCGAGGACGTCCTGCCGCTGTTCGTCGCCGAGACCGACTTCCCGCTCGCTCCGGCGGTCTCGGCGGCGCTGCATCACGCCATCGAGATCGGCGACACCGGCTACATCGCATCGCGCACGCCGCTGCCGGCGACGTATGCGGCGTTCGCCGAGCGCCGGTTCGGCTGGTCTCCGGACCCGGCTCGCATGCGCACCACGGCGGACGTGAGCATGGGGATCGTGGAGATCCTCCGACGCGTGACCCAGCCGGGGGAGCGCGTCGTCGTGACGCCTCCGGTGTACCCGCCGTTCTACGACCTCGTCGAAGAGGCGGGCGCCGAGGTCGCGCGGGTGCCGCTGCACGACACCGGCACCGCGTGGGAGCTGGATCTCGACGGCATCCGCTCGGCCCTCGAAGACGGTGCAACGGCGATCCTGCTCTGCAACCCCCACAATCCGACCGGGACCGTGCACGACCGTGCGTCCCTTCGCGCCCTCGCCGAGTTGGCCGACGAGTTCGGGGTCGCCGTCGTCTCCGACGAGATCCACGCGCCGCTCGCGCAGCCGGGTACGGGGTTCACGCCGTTCCTCGACACGGGAGAGGCCGCCGAGCGTGTCGGGTACGCGGTGGTCAGCGCCAGCAAGGCGTTCAACCTCGCCGGACTCAAATGCGCGCTCATGGTCACGGCATCCGACACGACGAGCGCCGTCGTGCGCGGACTCCCGATCGAGGTGGAGTGGCGCACCGGACAGCTCGGTCTGCTCGCGGCGATCGCCGCCTTCTCCGACGAGAGCGACCCGTGGCTCGACGGTCTGTTGCGCACCCTCGACGAGAACCGAGTGCTGCTCGAAGACCTGCTGGCGGCTCGTCTCCCCGAGGCCCGGTACCGCATGCCGGACGCCGGCTACCTCGCGTGGATCGACCTCTCCGGACTCGGGTGGGGCGACAACCCGTCCCGGCGCATCCTGCGTGAAGCCAAGGTGGCGCTGCACTTCGGTCCCGCCTTCGGCGCGGAGGGTGCGGGCTACGTGCGGTTGAACTTCGGCACCAGCCCGGAGATCATCACCGAGGCCATCGAGCGCATCGCCGCGCTCGTCGGCCGATGAGCGACGCCGCCGCGGCCTCCGTCTCCATCTGGGACCGCGAGCGCGTCTGGGTGACGGCCGGTTCGGTGGCCCTGATCTTCCTGGCTGCCATCGAGGCACTGGCCGTCACCACTGTGATGCCGATCGTCAGCGACGCACTCGACGGGCAGGCGCTGTACGCGGTCGCGTTCGCGGGCACGCTCGCGACGAGCGTGATCGGGATGGTCGCCGCCGGCGCGTGGTCGGACGCGCGCGGCCCCCGGGGAGCTCTGTACGTCGCCGTCGCCCTGTTCATCATCGGCCTGCTGCTGTCGGGGTTCGCCACGACCATGCACCAGTTCCTCGTCGGACGCTTGGTGCAGGGGCTCGGGACCGGCGGACAGACCGTCGCCCTGTACGTGGTCGTGGCCCGGCTCTACCCGCCGCATCTGCACGGGCGGATCTTCGCCGCGTTCGCGGCAGCGTGGGTGGTGCCGTCGATGATCGGACCGTTCCTCGCCGGGGCTGTCGCGGAGTACCTCGACTGGCGGTGGGCGTTCCTCGGCGTCGCGGCTCTCACCGCTGTCGCGTTCGTGATGATCGCCGTGCGCCTCCGTGGACTCGACCTGGGGCAGGGGGAGCCGCAGGACCGTCGGGCCCTCGTCGTGCGCATGGCCCTGGCGGTCGTCGTCGCGGTGTTCGCCGTGGTGGTCGGGTTCAGTGCCGACATGGATGCCGCGATCGGCTGGCCCGTCGCCCTCGGGGCGATCGCCGTGATCGCCGTCGCCGTGGTGCCGCTGCTGCCTCGTCGGACCCTGCGCGCCGGACGCGGTCTGCCGAGCGTGGTGCTCATGCGGGGGATCGTCGCCGGCACGTTCTTCGCGGCAGAGGCCTACATCCCCTACCTGCTCATCGAGCGGTACGGCTTCACTGCGACATGGGCGGGGCTCGCGCTCATGTTCGCCGCCTTCGCCTGGGCCGGGGCCTCGCAGCTGCAGGGCCGGTACGGCGAACGGCTCGGGAACCTGCGCATCACGCTGCTCAGCCTCGCGCTGCTGTTCGTCGCCATGGTCCTGGTGATCCTCGCTGCTCTGGGGGCCGTGTCGCCGGTGCTCGTCGTGATCGGCTGGGGCTTCGCCGGGGGAGGGATGGGGCTGCTCTATCCGCGGCTCACCGTGCTCACCCTGGCCTATTCGGAGCCGGGCAACCAGGGGTTCAACTCGTCGGCGCTGTCGATCTCCGACTCCACGGGCGCTGCCATCGTGATCGCGGTGGCGGGTCTCCCGGTCGCCACCCTCGGCGGAGGCGTCGATGCCTTCCCCGTGGTCTTCGCGCTCTGCGTCGTGCTCATCGTCGTCGCGCTGATCCCGGGCCTGCGGCTCGGCCATGCCGCGGAGCCGGCCGCGACTCCCGGTCCGTGAGTCAGACGGCGGACCGCGACCGTGTTGATCCGGCGAGAGCCGTGATGCCCAGGTCGAAGATGCGATCGAGGCCCGCGGTCGCGTCGTCGCCGGCAGCGGGGGACGCTGCTCCGTAGCTGTCGGCGTGCATGCGCTGCTGCACGAGGGTCGCGTGACCGAGGATGAAGTGCATCAGTGCGACGGCCTTGTCCTGAGGGTCGTCGGCCCCGGCGCGGCGCAGTGCTTCTTCGAGAGCGGATTGGGCGTGTGACGACCCGAGTCCGAGGGCAGAGGTGCTGAGCACCAATTCGGCGCCGTCGCGATACGTGAAGAGCGCGTCGCGGACGCGGCGGGCGAGCGGCAGGACGTCGTCTGCGACGGCGCGGAGGGGCGCGGTTATCCGGTCGCTGAGGGCGGCGAGCAGTTCCTGCTTGCTCGAGAAGTGCCAGTACAGTGCGCTGGGCTGCACGTCGAGGCGGGCGGCGATCCGCCGCATCGAGAGATCGGCCAGGCCGACCTCGTCGAGCAGGGCGAGAGCGACGTCGGCGACGCTGTCGCGGTCGTGTCGTGCCGAGTTGTGCTCCGGAGTCATGACCTCACTATAGTGAACACCGTTCAGGTGAACACTGTTCAGGAGGAAGACCCATGACCCAGCCCCGCACCGAGATCGGCCGCGATCTCGCCCGCATCGCCGTCTTCGCCGCGCTCATCGTCGTGCTCGGCACCGTCACGATCCCGCTCCCCGGGGGCGTGCCGATCACCGCGCAGACCCTCGGAGTGATGCTCGCCGGTGCCGTTCTCGGTCCCCGTCGCGCGCCGCTCGCGGTCGCGCTCGTGCTCGTCCTCGCGGCGGTCGGGCTCCCCGTCCTCGCCGGCGGACGCGGCGGCCTCGGAGTGTTCGTCGGACCGACAGCGGGGTATCTCCTCG is a window from the Microbacterium sp. LWO14-1.2 genome containing:
- a CDS encoding non-heme iron oxygenase ferredoxin subunit; protein product: MTAQRVCGVDELELDTPLRVEPDGVPITVIKDSDGVIHAIGDTCTHGDISLSEGFVEGDTVECWAHGSAFSLITGKPQNLPAYEPVPVYVVEIDGDDVLIDPTVTKEV
- the sufC gene encoding Fe-S cluster assembly ATPase SufC, which produces MSVLEIRDLHVTVETEAGTTPILNGITLTMNTGETHAIMGPNGSGKSTLAYTIAGHPKYTVTSGSITFDGQDVLEMSVDERARAGLFLAMQYPVEIPGVTVTNFLRTAKTALDGEAPSIRQWTKDVKASMANLRMDPKFAQRNVNEGFSGGEKKRHEILQLEVLKPKFAVLDETDSGLDVDALKIVSEGVNRAKEATGLGVLLITHYTRILRYIRPDYVHVVVAGKIVEEGGPELADRLEEEGYDRFLDPAAPLEA
- a CDS encoding metal-sulfur cluster assembly factor, whose translation is MTAATLTDEKYDEVTEALKDVMDPELGINVVDLGLIYDLAWDDENDALVIHMTLTSAGCPLTDVLEDQTAQALDNVVERFRINWVWMPPWGPERITDDGRDMMRALGFAI
- a CDS encoding aminotransferase class I/II-fold pyridoxal phosphate-dependent enzyme, which translates into the protein MLEVKALPLAELRERSSEKWREYPEDVLPLFVAETDFPLAPAVSAALHHAIEIGDTGYIASRTPLPATYAAFAERRFGWSPDPARMRTTADVSMGIVEILRRVTQPGERVVVTPPVYPPFYDLVEEAGAEVARVPLHDTGTAWELDLDGIRSALEDGATAILLCNPHNPTGTVHDRASLRALAELADEFGVAVVSDEIHAPLAQPGTGFTPFLDTGEAAERVGYAVVSASKAFNLAGLKCALMVTASDTTSAVVRGLPIEVEWRTGQLGLLAAIAAFSDESDPWLDGLLRTLDENRVLLEDLLAARLPEARYRMPDAGYLAWIDLSGLGWGDNPSRRILREAKVALHFGPAFGAEGAGYVRLNFGTSPEIITEAIERIAALVGR
- a CDS encoding MFS transporter is translated as MSDAAAASVSIWDRERVWVTAGSVALIFLAAIEALAVTTVMPIVSDALDGQALYAVAFAGTLATSVIGMVAAGAWSDARGPRGALYVAVALFIIGLLLSGFATTMHQFLVGRLVQGLGTGGQTVALYVVVARLYPPHLHGRIFAAFAAAWVVPSMIGPFLAGAVAEYLDWRWAFLGVAALTAVAFVMIAVRLRGLDLGQGEPQDRRALVVRMALAVVVAVFAVVVGFSADMDAAIGWPVALGAIAVIAVAVVPLLPRRTLRAGRGLPSVVLMRGIVAGTFFAAEAYIPYLLIERYGFTATWAGLALMFAAFAWAGASQLQGRYGERLGNLRITLLSLALLFVAMVLVILAALGAVSPVLVVIGWGFAGGGMGLLYPRLTVLTLAYSEPGNQGFNSSALSISDSTGAAIVIAVAGLPVATLGGGVDAFPVVFALCVVLIVVALIPGLRLGHAAEPAATPGP
- a CDS encoding TetR family transcriptional regulator, coding for MTPEHNSARHDRDSVADVALALLDEVGLADLSMRRIAARLDVQPSALYWHFSSKQELLAALSDRITAPLRAVADDVLPLARRVRDALFTYRDGAELVLSTSALGLGSSHAQSALEEALRRAGADDPQDKAVALMHFILGHATLVQQRMHADSYGAASPAAGDDATAGLDRIFDLGITALAGSTRSRSAV